The Cytophagia bacterium CHB2 genome segment AATCATTTTTTATTTTGATCGCCTGCGAGCAAAAAGAGTTCCTGAAAAAATCGCCTGGCTTCAAGATGATTTGAGTTTTGGCGAAGTCAGGGCAATGCCTGGGCAGGCAAGGCCTGCAGGAGCATTCGACTCTCATCACTTCGAATTCGATTTTATGGCGTTCAAACCCAATATGGCTGCACGTCCGCCGCTTGCAAACGAAGAGGCAATCAAACAAGCGCGCGAAATGGTCGATGCGGTTTACCGCTCGGAATCGCGGCGCGTGCTCGCCACGCTCATTCGTCTGCTCGGCGAC includes the following:
- a CDS encoding RNA polymerase subunit sigma-24, with translation MAARPPLANEEAIKQAREMVDAVYRSESRRVLATLIRLLGDFDLAEDALHDAFRAALEQWPRDGVPASPRAWLVSAGRF